One genomic window of Polyangium aurulentum includes the following:
- a CDS encoding glycosyltransferase, whose protein sequence is MYASLFRNVLFPLYETGLRGRETLRALDELEQSQWRSPEAVAEASFQSMLEALRHAEKHVPFYRKRFAEYGVSVDRVQSPEDLASFPVLTKDDVRKHGAELVADTHREAKLHLSATSGSTGQPMRFYYDHRTYELRVAGMMRSNRWAGADFGDKELHIWSRSFGDVPKKEMYKRAVHTAVLRQKYISAFDLRLDKMDDMIREIAEYEPRVIISYSTPLYMLARYALERGIQLPQPRGIITSAERLFQPQREAIERAFGAPVFDRYGCREVMLIASECEKHDGMHINAENVYVEICRGDKPAPAGTPGVVVVTDLRNRATPLIRYRNEDVATLKKGACACGRGLPLLGSLEGRVLDMIVGSDGHIVAGEVFPHLLKDMPIERFQVYQGKDHTVTLKIVPGQGFDDEVAARIRQEMRVVLGDRANLAMELVRDIPLTASGKHRVAISEVGADLATTPVVRPVETKAATVSTKSSVRTPRARVAHVVLALRMGGLEQVVLRLIERLDRERFEPIVCALEEEGDLASHLKRLDVPIHLIPRSPGLDPSVAVRLASFLQRERVQIVHTHNPSPHLYGALAAAIARREGPDGRALPRVVHTKHGRNYPGAPRKVLANRLASALSDKIVAVSEDAHRVALELEHVDAHRLVTIRNGVDTELFRPDDPVRARRALGVPTEGLHIGCVARLSKEKDHATMLEAFAAVRARRPDAHLTLVGDGAERAALEAQRDRLGLAGAVTFAGQRDDIAAILPAFDMFALSSRTEGMSLTLLEAAAAGLPIVATRVGGNPEVVADGETGLLVPAGDPARFAEALLATAARPDLRAMGERARARVAERYDMGRTAAAYDALYAEVLRLS, encoded by the coding sequence ATGTACGCGAGCCTTTTCCGTAACGTTCTGTTCCCGTTGTACGAGACCGGCCTGCGCGGTCGCGAGACGCTGCGTGCACTGGACGAGCTCGAGCAATCGCAATGGCGCTCGCCCGAGGCCGTGGCCGAGGCATCGTTCCAATCGATGCTCGAGGCGCTCCGTCACGCCGAGAAGCACGTGCCTTTCTATCGCAAGCGCTTCGCCGAGTACGGCGTGAGCGTCGATCGGGTTCAGTCGCCGGAGGACCTCGCGTCGTTCCCCGTGCTCACGAAGGACGATGTCCGCAAGCACGGCGCCGAGCTCGTCGCCGACACGCATCGAGAGGCGAAGCTGCACCTGAGCGCCACGAGCGGCTCGACCGGCCAGCCGATGCGCTTCTACTACGACCACCGCACCTACGAGCTGCGCGTGGCCGGCATGATGCGCTCCAACCGCTGGGCCGGCGCGGATTTCGGCGACAAGGAGCTGCACATCTGGAGCCGCTCGTTCGGCGATGTGCCGAAAAAGGAGATGTACAAGCGCGCCGTGCACACCGCCGTGCTGCGGCAGAAGTACATCTCGGCCTTCGATCTGCGCCTCGACAAGATGGACGACATGATCCGCGAGATCGCCGAGTACGAGCCGCGCGTCATCATCAGCTACTCGACGCCGCTCTACATGCTCGCGCGCTACGCGCTGGAGCGCGGCATCCAGCTGCCGCAGCCGCGCGGCATCATCACCTCGGCCGAGCGGCTCTTCCAGCCGCAGCGCGAGGCCATCGAGCGCGCGTTCGGCGCCCCGGTGTTCGATCGCTACGGCTGCCGCGAGGTCATGCTCATCGCGTCCGAGTGCGAGAAGCACGACGGCATGCACATCAACGCCGAGAACGTGTACGTCGAGATCTGCCGCGGCGACAAACCCGCGCCCGCGGGCACGCCCGGCGTGGTGGTCGTCACCGACCTCAGAAACCGCGCGACGCCGCTGATCCGCTACCGCAACGAGGACGTCGCGACGCTCAAGAAGGGCGCGTGCGCGTGCGGGCGAGGTTTGCCGCTGCTCGGCTCGCTCGAGGGGCGCGTGCTCGACATGATCGTGGGCTCCGACGGGCACATCGTCGCCGGCGAGGTGTTCCCGCACCTGCTCAAGGACATGCCCATCGAGCGCTTCCAGGTCTACCAGGGCAAGGACCACACGGTGACGCTCAAGATCGTGCCCGGCCAGGGCTTCGACGACGAGGTCGCCGCGCGCATCCGCCAGGAAATGCGCGTCGTGCTCGGCGACCGCGCGAACCTGGCGATGGAGCTCGTACGCGACATCCCGCTCACCGCCTCGGGCAAGCACCGCGTCGCGATCTCCGAGGTGGGCGCCGACCTCGCGACGACGCCCGTCGTGCGGCCCGTCGAGACGAAGGCGGCGACCGTGTCCACCAAGAGCTCGGTTCGCACGCCGCGCGCGCGCGTCGCCCACGTGGTGCTCGCGCTTCGCATGGGCGGGCTCGAGCAGGTGGTGCTGCGCTTGATCGAGCGGCTCGACCGGGAGCGCTTCGAGCCGATCGTGTGCGCGCTCGAGGAGGAGGGCGATCTCGCGTCGCACCTGAAGCGCCTCGACGTGCCGATCCACCTGATCCCGCGCAGCCCCGGGCTCGATCCGAGCGTCGCCGTCCGCCTCGCGTCGTTCCTGCAGCGCGAGCGCGTGCAGATCGTCCACACGCACAACCCGAGCCCGCACCTGTACGGCGCGCTCGCTGCGGCGATCGCCCGGCGCGAGGGCCCCGATGGCCGCGCGCTTCCCCGCGTGGTCCACACCAAGCACGGGCGCAACTATCCGGGCGCGCCGCGAAAGGTCCTCGCCAATCGCCTCGCCTCGGCGCTGTCGGACAAGATCGTCGCGGTGAGCGAGGACGCGCATCGCGTGGCGCTCGAGCTCGAGCACGTGGACGCCCATCGCCTCGTCACCATCCGCAACGGCGTCGACACGGAGCTGTTCCGGCCCGATGACCCGGTGCGCGCCCGCCGTGCGCTGGGCGTTCCCACCGAGGGCCTGCACATCGGTTGCGTGGCGCGGCTGTCGAAGGAGAAAGACCACGCCACGATGCTCGAGGCGTTCGCGGCCGTGCGCGCGCGCCGCCCGGACGCTCACCTCACCCTGGTCGGCGACGGCGCCGAGCGAGCGGCGCTCGAGGCGCAGCGCGACAGGCTGGGGCTCGCGGGCGCGGTGACCTTCGCGGGCCAGCGCGACGACATCGCGGCCATCCTGCCGGCCTTCGACATGTTCGCGCTCTCGTCGCGCACCGAGGGGATGAGCCTGACGCTGCTCGAGGCCGCAGCCGCGGGCTTGCCGATCGTGGCGACGCGCGTCGGCGGCAACCCCGAGGTTGTGGCGGACGGCGAGACGGGCCTGCTCGTGCCTGCAGGTGACCCGGCTCGGTTCGCCGAGGCGCTGCTCGCGACCGCGGCGCGCCCCGATCTGCGCGCGATGGGCGAGCGGGCTCGCGCTCGCGTGGCCGAGCGCTATGATATGGGCCGCACGGCCGCTGCGTACGACGCGCTCTACGCCGAAGTCCTGCGCCTCTCCTGA
- a CDS encoding branched-chain amino acid ABC transporter permease, with amino-acid sequence MSPTLRRILIPLALVGAVVGLELGFETLVPDAAWRQLALFAMVNVVVALSLNVINGMAGQFSIGHAGFVGIGAYTAAIVAGHLHQALGGGDVSFANSFIVMPLALLAAGSIAALFGFVVGLPSLRLKGDYLAIVTLGFAEIFRLVIATAQTGGQVEGPVAKFLAYLGGQNGYAGPDKTGVPQYAGPFWIFGVVVIAVLIAWRLKFSGWGRALRALREDEIATASVGVDPTRYKVTSFVIAATGAGIAGGLLASMRDGNPTVQPDQFTFAYSFDAITMVILGGSGSVSGAIVGGVFVTFTVKMIEQLQGLESVQSLMAVHPGLDLNALRMVVYASVLIGLMILRPEGLFGERELFRRRPVQRAPGGAEPLPVRTEAEVDAAKEGSAVPAGKASK; translated from the coding sequence ATGTCCCCGACGCTGCGCCGGATTTTGATCCCGCTGGCCCTCGTCGGCGCCGTTGTCGGGCTCGAGCTCGGCTTCGAGACGCTCGTGCCCGACGCGGCGTGGCGCCAGCTCGCCCTGTTCGCGATGGTCAACGTCGTCGTGGCGCTGTCGCTCAACGTCATCAACGGGATGGCGGGGCAGTTCTCCATCGGCCACGCAGGCTTCGTCGGAATCGGCGCGTACACGGCCGCCATCGTCGCAGGTCACCTGCACCAGGCGCTCGGCGGCGGCGACGTGAGCTTCGCGAACTCGTTCATCGTGATGCCGCTGGCGCTGCTCGCCGCAGGCTCGATCGCCGCGCTCTTCGGCTTCGTCGTCGGCTTGCCGAGCCTGCGTCTCAAGGGCGACTACCTCGCGATCGTCACGCTCGGCTTCGCGGAGATCTTCCGCCTGGTCATCGCGACCGCGCAGACGGGCGGGCAGGTCGAAGGTCCCGTCGCGAAGTTCCTCGCCTATCTCGGCGGGCAGAACGGCTACGCGGGGCCCGACAAGACGGGCGTGCCGCAGTACGCGGGCCCGTTCTGGATCTTCGGGGTCGTGGTGATCGCCGTGCTGATCGCGTGGCGGCTCAAGTTCTCCGGCTGGGGACGCGCGCTCAGGGCGCTGCGCGAGGACGAGATCGCCACCGCGAGCGTCGGCGTCGATCCCACCCGCTACAAGGTGACGTCGTTCGTCATCGCCGCGACGGGCGCGGGCATCGCGGGCGGCTTGCTCGCCTCGATGCGCGACGGTAACCCCACGGTGCAGCCCGATCAGTTCACCTTCGCCTACTCGTTCGACGCGATCACCATGGTGATCCTCGGCGGCTCGGGCAGCGTCTCGGGCGCCATCGTGGGCGGCGTGTTCGTCACCTTCACGGTGAAGATGATCGAGCAGCTCCAGGGCCTCGAGAGCGTGCAGTCGCTGATGGCGGTGCACCCGGGGCTCGACCTCAACGCGCTGCGCATGGTCGTCTACGCGTCCGTGCTCATCGGCCTCATGATCCTGCGGCCCGAGGGCCTGTTCGGCGAGCGCGAGCTTTTTCGTCGCAGGCCCGTGCAGCGCGCGCCTGGCGGTGCAGAGCCGCTGCCCGTGCGCACCGAGGCCGAGGTCGACGCCGCGAAGGAAGGCTCCGCGGTGCCGGCCGGAAAGGCGAGCAAGTGA
- a CDS encoding asparaginase, translating into MRLLLIHTGGTLMMRGGDPTPLEPDVYTRDLVAELPVLRKLAEIETRILYNLDSADIQPHHWVELARVVHESLAHYDGIVVVHGTDTMAYTASALAFLLPGLDRPVILTGAQKPLVDVRTDARTNLVDACHLATMAIPEVGIAFDSELLRGCRATKLDAWGMKAFGTPSCPPLAELGLGVHLAPHVFSPRPPVTFDPRLEPNVIAVRTFPGLDPRLLQGALAAGVRGLLIEAFGAGNVPRLENSLVPVIEAARAMDVPVVIVSQSPRGAVDLTRYQGGVAAARAGAIGAGDMTSEAALTKLMIALGRAEGSDRVRAVREAFATSWAGEMG; encoded by the coding sequence GTGCGCCTGTTGCTCATCCACACCGGGGGGACGCTGATGATGCGCGGCGGCGATCCGACGCCGCTCGAGCCCGACGTCTACACCCGCGATCTCGTCGCCGAGCTGCCCGTCCTGCGCAAGCTCGCCGAGATCGAGACGCGGATCCTCTACAACCTGGACTCGGCCGACATCCAGCCGCACCACTGGGTCGAGCTCGCGCGCGTCGTGCACGAGTCGCTCGCGCACTACGACGGGATCGTGGTCGTGCACGGCACGGACACGATGGCGTACACGGCGAGCGCGCTCGCGTTCCTCTTGCCAGGGCTCGATCGCCCCGTGATCCTCACCGGCGCGCAGAAGCCGCTCGTCGACGTGCGCACCGACGCGCGCACCAACCTCGTCGACGCATGTCACCTCGCCACGATGGCCATCCCCGAGGTGGGCATCGCCTTCGACTCGGAGCTGCTCCGCGGCTGCCGCGCGACCAAGCTCGATGCGTGGGGGATGAAGGCCTTCGGCACGCCCTCGTGCCCGCCGCTCGCGGAGCTCGGGCTCGGCGTGCACCTCGCCCCGCACGTCTTCTCGCCGAGGCCGCCCGTGACCTTCGATCCGCGGCTCGAGCCGAACGTGATCGCGGTGCGCACGTTCCCGGGGCTCGATCCGCGGCTTCTGCAAGGGGCGCTCGCGGCGGGCGTGCGGGGGCTTCTGATCGAGGCGTTCGGGGCGGGGAACGTGCCTCGGCTCGAGAACTCGCTCGTGCCCGTGATCGAGGCGGCGCGCGCGATGGACGTGCCGGTGGTGATCGTGAGCCAGTCGCCGCGCGGCGCGGTGGATCTCACCCGCTATCAGGGCGGCGTGGCCGCGGCGCGCGCGGGGGCGATCGGCGCCGGGGACATGACCTCGGAGGCCGCGCTGACGAAGCTCATGATCGCGCTCGGCCGCGCCGAGGGCAGCGATCGCGTCCGCGCCGTGCGCGAGGCGTTCGCCACGTCCTGGGCCGGCGAGATGGGCTGA
- a CDS encoding AgmX/PglI C-terminal domain-containing protein produces the protein MALEREASDIVAAVDSPARAPAKSSAITAVDLVIRWGDWALGAVHLAPPRPFYVGEEGCDFTLPAEVVGSSRAAVLLARWDGVVRAVIPKGARVTLDGRGKPMTGPRAVARGHAQPSAAFKDATEVVLWPGRSVTLHLGPVTIEMTRGEEERRAPRAPWIARSLLLSHLAALAVHAGLGAFFATREPAEVDYESGFSADQLFELQERLQAIAEKEMEGAYDDFLAGIERRSRRKRDKAAAREEDERTQALWAASEIWANQLRAEALRDEVRHAGSESDLSLVGLFYERPEPKPATTAAAPPQRMKYDGPTSSTLAADPLARHSKAPQVRMGAVSVSGRLPPEVIARIVRQNFGRFRLCYENGLRNNPNLQGRVAVRFVIGADGAVSNVRNAGSDMPDAGVVSCVARAFNGLSFPLPERGIVTVVYPIMFSPPG, from the coding sequence ATGGCCCTCGAGCGGGAAGCTTCCGATATCGTTGCGGCCGTCGATTCGCCCGCGCGCGCGCCGGCGAAGTCGAGCGCGATCACGGCCGTCGACCTCGTGATCCGCTGGGGCGACTGGGCGCTCGGCGCCGTTCACCTCGCGCCGCCGCGTCCTTTTTACGTGGGCGAGGAGGGGTGCGATTTCACGCTGCCCGCCGAGGTCGTTGGCTCTTCCCGCGCGGCTGTCCTGCTCGCTCGGTGGGATGGCGTCGTGCGTGCGGTGATCCCCAAGGGAGCGCGGGTGACGCTCGATGGCCGGGGCAAACCGATGACCGGCCCGCGCGCGGTTGCGCGCGGCCACGCGCAGCCTTCTGCTGCATTCAAGGACGCGACCGAGGTGGTGCTCTGGCCGGGCAGGAGCGTCACCCTGCACCTCGGTCCGGTGACGATCGAGATGACGCGCGGCGAGGAGGAGCGTCGCGCGCCGCGTGCGCCGTGGATCGCGCGCAGCCTGCTATTGTCGCACCTCGCGGCGCTCGCGGTGCACGCGGGCCTCGGGGCGTTCTTCGCCACGAGGGAGCCCGCGGAGGTCGACTACGAGAGCGGGTTCTCGGCCGATCAGCTCTTCGAGCTGCAAGAGCGGCTTCAAGCCATCGCCGAGAAGGAGATGGAGGGGGCGTACGACGATTTCCTCGCCGGCATCGAGCGGCGCTCGCGGCGGAAGCGCGACAAGGCCGCGGCGCGCGAGGAGGACGAGCGGACGCAGGCGCTCTGGGCGGCCAGCGAGATCTGGGCAAACCAGCTCAGGGCCGAGGCGCTGCGCGACGAGGTGCGACACGCGGGGAGCGAGAGCGATCTCAGCCTGGTGGGCCTGTTCTACGAGCGCCCCGAGCCGAAGCCCGCGACCACCGCGGCCGCCCCGCCGCAGCGCATGAAGTACGACGGCCCGACCTCCTCGACCCTCGCGGCAGATCCGCTGGCGCGTCATAGCAAGGCGCCGCAGGTGCGCATGGGCGCGGTGAGCGTCTCGGGGCGGCTGCCGCCGGAGGTGATCGCGCGAATCGTCCGGCAAAACTTCGGGCGCTTCCGGCTCTGCTACGAGAACGGCCTGCGCAACAACCCGAACCTGCAGGGGCGCGTCGCGGTGCGCTTCGTGATCGGGGCCGATGGCGCGGTCTCCAACGTGAGAAATGCCGGATCCGACATGCCCGACGCCGGTGTCGTGTCCTGCGTTGCGCGCGCGTTCAACGGGTTGTCCTTCCCTCTGCCCGAGCGGGGCATCGTCACGGTCGTGTACCCGATCATGTTTTCGCCTCCTGGCTGA
- a CDS encoding DMT family transporter — translation MLLVTVASLAFAVSGPVARLARPAHPVFVACGRVALAAMILFAIDPRGVVRSARALAPANRLRILLCGALLGVHFALFLAGLDRTSLPAAVTLVSLEPVSVVLCALLVHGVRPTRREQIGVLLATAGAAVMASAAGSGEHQIAGDLLVLAAVALYGLYVAVARSLKDALPPRQAGALIYATAALTIGVALVPLGAHEGIGALPIGSFLAIFALAVIPTLVGHTSVQAAARHLSPAIVALVSPGETLGGLVIGAALLGAIPTWREVAGAAVILAGCTITIVGPAPPPVLDGAKADERPLQS, via the coding sequence GTGCTGCTCGTCACGGTGGCGAGCCTCGCCTTCGCGGTGAGCGGCCCGGTGGCGCGCCTGGCGCGGCCGGCGCATCCGGTGTTCGTGGCGTGCGGGCGCGTCGCGCTCGCGGCGATGATCCTCTTCGCCATCGATCCGCGCGGCGTCGTGCGCTCGGCGCGCGCGCTCGCCCCTGCAAATCGCCTTCGCATCCTGCTCTGCGGGGCGCTGCTCGGCGTTCACTTCGCCCTCTTTCTCGCGGGCCTCGACCGAACCTCGCTGCCCGCGGCGGTGACGCTCGTCTCGCTCGAGCCCGTGAGCGTCGTTCTGTGCGCGCTCCTCGTGCACGGGGTACGCCCGACGCGCAGAGAGCAGATCGGGGTGCTGCTCGCGACGGCGGGGGCGGCGGTGATGGCGTCCGCGGCTGGCAGCGGCGAGCATCAGATCGCGGGAGATCTGCTCGTGCTCGCGGCGGTGGCGCTCTATGGCCTGTACGTGGCCGTGGCGCGATCGCTCAAGGATGCGCTGCCGCCGCGGCAGGCAGGCGCATTGATCTACGCGACGGCGGCCCTCACGATCGGCGTCGCCCTCGTCCCGCTCGGCGCGCACGAGGGGATCGGGGCGCTGCCGATCGGCTCTTTCCTCGCCATCTTCGCGCTCGCCGTGATTCCCACGCTCGTCGGCCACACGTCGGTGCAAGCGGCGGCGCGGCACCTGTCGCCTGCGATCGTCGCGCTCGTGTCGCCGGGCGAGACGCTCGGTGGGCTCGTGATCGGCGCGGCGCTGCTCGGAGCGATTCCCACGTGGCGCGAGGTCGCGGGAGCGGCGGTGATCCTCGCCGGCTGCACCATCACCATCGTCGGTCCAGCGCCCCCGCCCGTGCTGGACGGAGCGAAAGCGGACGAGCGGCCATTGCAATCGTAA
- a CDS encoding ClpXP protease specificity-enhancing factor SspB, whose translation MSDGTRQLPPKKEVALALLEGSSMFVHLDPRRAGVMVPKRFLDKPQLVLQIGMNMFIPIPDLKVDDEGITCTLSFDRAPFWVRMPWSAIYALVGEDGRGMMWPNDIPPEVVAQMQNPPPQPGQKPAPAKKQRKLAAVADAPPSEGPAMSGPVAKSPEAAPVTEPEPAPESASADDREAEGEDADKSDKKEGPSAPAAHPQGGARKPKRELPPYLRVVK comes from the coding sequence ATGTCCGACGGTACACGCCAGCTTCCGCCGAAGAAGGAAGTCGCGCTCGCCCTGCTCGAGGGGTCCAGCATGTTCGTGCACCTCGACCCGCGGCGCGCGGGCGTGATGGTGCCGAAGCGCTTCCTCGACAAGCCACAGCTCGTCCTGCAGATCGGCATGAACATGTTCATCCCGATCCCGGACCTGAAGGTCGACGACGAGGGCATCACCTGCACCCTGTCCTTCGACCGCGCGCCCTTCTGGGTTCGCATGCCGTGGTCGGCGATCTACGCGCTCGTGGGCGAGGACGGGCGGGGGATGATGTGGCCGAACGACATCCCGCCGGAGGTGGTGGCGCAGATGCAGAACCCTCCGCCCCAGCCCGGCCAGAAGCCTGCGCCCGCGAAGAAGCAGCGCAAGCTCGCCGCCGTGGCAGACGCGCCTCCCTCCGAAGGCCCGGCGATGTCGGGCCCGGTGGCGAAGAGCCCCGAGGCGGCACCCGTAACCGAGCCCGAGCCCGCCCCCGAGTCGGCCTCTGCCGACGACCGCGAGGCCGAGGGCGAGGACGCCGACAAGTCCGACAAGAAGGAAGGGCCGTCCGCGCCGGCGGCTCATCCGCAGGGGGGCGCGCGCAAGCCGAAGCGCGAGCTGCCGCCCTATCTGCGGGTGGTCAAGTAG
- a CDS encoding AgmX/PglI C-terminal domain-containing protein: MDRNRNELNTQQALGTAKNPFEMPAARPFDPRALFGTKSEQPAEVPADAPEGSYTYALVKSGPEVPAEECEQQAEAIEIMILWGSSVLHVEHLSPARSFFVGEEGTDFVLPADKLGTSRMPVVLVGKDGVARAVIPATATAKVELEGQPVALETLSAEPCAELAGASQIAMRLGARAKIEIGGVTIQVASVKAGRAVKAAPPVSGKGLPWHGVSFAIHAGLLAAAAFFLPPMGANAEDGISADDKYFIQHALDSAAEREQDKREDQLAEANAANGGDSGQRSSGSEGKAGSTTSRNTSGRMGFAGPKDNTDVQVAKQAAMDDARSFGMIGLLSTMSGGDPSALTARWGGDVTVGNDERSALGNMWGETLDDAAGSGGLGLSGNEEGGGGKGIGIGIDRIGTVGGGLGGPGGGYSRGLPQRAHKASAPIVRAQGISASGKLPSEVIQRIVRQNFGRYRFCYEQGLRSNPNLAGRVAVKFVIGRDGAVSQVSNGGSDMPDGNVTSCVVRSFYGLSFPAPENGIVTVTYPIMFQPGS; this comes from the coding sequence ATGGACCGCAATCGCAACGAGTTGAACACGCAGCAGGCTCTTGGCACCGCGAAGAATCCTTTCGAGATGCCGGCCGCACGCCCGTTCGATCCGCGCGCCCTCTTCGGCACGAAGTCCGAGCAGCCCGCGGAAGTCCCGGCCGACGCGCCGGAGGGTTCGTACACGTACGCGCTCGTCAAGAGCGGCCCCGAGGTCCCCGCCGAGGAGTGCGAGCAGCAGGCCGAGGCGATCGAGATCATGATCCTCTGGGGCAGCTCGGTGCTGCATGTCGAGCACCTCTCGCCCGCGCGGTCGTTCTTCGTCGGTGAGGAGGGCACGGACTTCGTGCTGCCCGCCGACAAGCTCGGAACCTCGCGGATGCCCGTGGTGCTCGTGGGCAAGGACGGCGTCGCGCGTGCCGTGATTCCGGCGACGGCGACGGCCAAGGTGGAGCTCGAGGGGCAGCCCGTCGCGCTCGAGACGCTCAGCGCCGAGCCGTGCGCCGAGCTCGCGGGTGCCTCGCAGATCGCGATGCGCCTCGGCGCGCGGGCGAAGATCGAGATCGGCGGCGTGACCATCCAGGTCGCGTCCGTCAAGGCGGGTCGCGCGGTGAAGGCCGCGCCGCCCGTCAGCGGCAAGGGTTTGCCCTGGCACGGCGTGTCGTTCGCGATTCACGCCGGCCTGCTCGCGGCGGCGGCGTTCTTCCTGCCCCCGATGGGCGCGAACGCGGAGGACGGGATCTCGGCGGACGACAAGTACTTCATCCAGCACGCGCTCGATTCGGCCGCGGAGCGCGAGCAGGACAAGAGGGAGGATCAGCTTGCGGAGGCGAACGCGGCGAACGGCGGTGATTCGGGTCAGCGTTCTTCGGGCAGCGAGGGCAAGGCGGGCAGCACGACGAGCCGCAACACGTCGGGCCGCATGGGTTTCGCCGGGCCGAAGGACAACACCGACGTGCAGGTCGCGAAGCAGGCGGCGATGGATGATGCGCGCTCGTTCGGCATGATCGGCCTCTTGTCGACGATGAGCGGCGGCGACCCGAGCGCACTGACGGCGCGCTGGGGCGGCGACGTGACGGTGGGCAACGACGAGCGCAGCGCGCTCGGCAACATGTGGGGTGAGACGCTCGACGACGCGGCGGGCTCCGGTGGGCTCGGCTTGAGCGGCAACGAGGAGGGAGGTGGCGGCAAGGGCATCGGGATCGGTATCGACCGGATCGGGACGGTTGGCGGCGGGCTTGGCGGCCCGGGCGGCGGCTACTCGCGCGGGCTTCCGCAGCGCGCCCACAAGGCGAGCGCGCCGATCGTGCGAGCGCAGGGGATCTCGGCGTCGGGCAAGCTGCCGTCGGAGGTGATCCAGCGCATCGTGCGGCAGAACTTCGGTCGTTATCGGTTCTGCTACGAGCAGGGGCTGCGCAGCAATCCGAACCTCGCCGGTCGCGTGGCGGTGAAGTTCGTGATCGGTCGTGACGGCGCGGTCTCGCAGGTCTCGAACGGCGGTTCGGACATGCCCGACGGCAACGTGACCTCGTGCGTCGTGCGCTCGTTCTACGGCCTGTCGTTCCCGGCGCCGGAGAACGGGATCGTCACGGTGACCTACCCGATCATGTTCCAGCCTGGGAGCTGA